The Phalacrocorax carbo chromosome 28, bPhaCar2.1, whole genome shotgun sequence genome has a window encoding:
- the LOC135318146 gene encoding scale keratin-like, whose translation MSCYDLCPPKTSVAALQQVAVPQPIAESCNELCARQCPDSTAFIQPPPVVVTFPGPILSSFPQQAVVGSSGAPAFGGSLGLGGLYGAGATQGSGGLCTFGRPYASPTCSPCVLPRYTRKLWDTCGPC comes from the coding sequence ATGTCTTGCTACGACCTGTGCCCACCAAAAACCAGCGTCGCCGCCCTGCAGCAGGTCGCCGTCCCACAGCCCATTGCCGAGAGCTGCAACGAGCTGTGCGCCCGCCAGTGCCCCGACTCCACGGCCTTCATCCAGCCGCCCCCCGTCGTCGTCACCTtccccggccccatcctcagctccttcccccagcaagCCGTGGTGGGCTCCTCCGGAGCACCCGCCTttgggggctccctggggctggggggcctcTACGGTGCCGGGGCCACGCAGGGCTCGGGGGGCCTCTGCACCTTTGGCAGACCCTACGCTTctcccacctgcagcccttGCGTCTTGCCCCGCTACACCAGGAAGCTGTGGGACACCTGTGGGCCCTGCTAG